From a single Cryptococcus deuterogattii R265 chromosome 5, complete sequence genomic region:
- a CDS encoding formate dehydrogenase, producing the protein MVKVLAILYSGGKAAEEESRLLGTIENRLGFADWLKKEGHEFIVTADKEGPNSEFQKHLPDTEILITTPFHPGYLTAELMEKAPKLKLCVTAGVGSDHIDLEAANKRKITVAEVSGSNVVSVAEHVIMSILLLVRNFVPAHEQIQADDWNVAQVARNAFDLEGKVVGTVGCGRIGYRVLQRLQPFQCKELLWFDYADLPAEAAKAIKARRVEKLEDMVAQCDIITINCPLHEKTRGLFNGELISKMKPGSWLVNTARGAICDRNAVKKALESGHLRGYAGDVWDVQPAPKDHPWRHMANPLGGGNGMVPHYSGTTLDAQTRYAEGTKEIIRRYFAGEEQDPSNLIVINGDYASKSYGDRAEKKKEQSQVKAAK; encoded by the exons ATGGTCAAA GTTCTCGCGATTCTCTACTCTGGAGGCAAGG CTGCCGAAGAGGAAAGCCGACTCCTCGGTACCATCGAAAACAGACTTGGCTTTGCTGATTGGCTCAAGAAAGAAGGCCACGA ATTTATTGTCACGGCCGACAAGGAGGGTCCCAACTCCGAGTTCCAGAAGCACCTTCCCGAC ACTGAGATCCTTATCACCACCCCTTTCCATCCCGGCTACCTAACTGCCGAGCTCATGGAAAAGGCTCCTAAGCTCAAGCTTTGTGTAACCGCTGGTGTTGGATCTGA CCACATCGACCTTGAAGCCGCAaacaagaggaagatcaCTGTGGCTGAGGTTTCTGGCTCTAACGTTGTGTCCGTTGCCGA GCACGTGATAATGTCCATATTGCTTTTGGTGCGGAACTTTGTTCCTGCTCACGAGCAAATCCAAGCGGATGATTGGAACGTCGCCCAAGTTGCTCGTAACGCCTTTGACCTCGAAGGTAAGGTTGTCGGTACTGTAGGCTGTGGTCGAATCGGGTATCGAGTCCTGCAGAGATTGCAACCCTTCCAGTGCAAGGAGCTTTTGTGGTTCGATTACGCTGATCTTCCCGCTG AGGCGGCCAAGGCTATAAAGGCTCGACGAGTGGAGAAGCTCGAAGACATGGTCGCGCAGTGTgatatcatcaccatc AACTGCCCCCTTCACGAGAAGACTCGTGGTCTCTTCAACGGCGAACTCATTAGCAAAATGAAGCCTGGTTCTTGGTTGGTCAACACTGCCCGAGGCGCCATCTGTGACCGCAATGCCGTCAAGAAGGCTTTGGAGTCTGGCCACCTCCGAGGCTACGCTGGAG ATGTTTGGG ATGTCCAGCCCGCCCCCAAGGACCACCCCTGGAGGCACATGGCCAATCCTCTCGGTGGAGGTAACGGAATGGTTCCCCACT ACTCGGGTACTACTCTTGATGCTCAAACCAGATATGCGGAAGGTACCAAGGAGATCATCAGGCGTTACTTTGCAGGCGAGGAGCAGGATCCTTCCAACTTGATCGTTATCAACGGTGAT TATGCGAGCAAATCTTACGGTGACCgagctgagaagaagaaggagcagagcCAGGTAAAAGCAGCCAAGTAA